The Staphylococcus sp. KG4-3 genome has a window encoding:
- a CDS encoding GNAT family N-acetyltransferase — protein MIIRALEETDLEFVHHLNNEYSIMSYWFEEPYQSLSELQSLYKKHLLDESERRFIIEDDKVRIGVVELVEINFVHSNCEIQIIVDPQYSGQGYAKNAFKKAIDYAFLVLNLHKIYLFVDVQNERAVHIYKSQNFVIEGTLQEHFYTRGKYSNCHIMGLLKKHWINTHEDS, from the coding sequence TTGATTATTAGAGCTTTAGAAGAAACTGATCTAGAATTTGTACATCACTTAAATAATGAATATTCAATTATGTCCTATTGGTTTGAAGAACCTTATCAATCATTAAGTGAACTGCAATCATTATATAAAAAACATTTATTGGATGAATCTGAACGCCGCTTCATCATAGAAGATGACAAAGTTCGTATCGGGGTCGTTGAACTAGTAGAAATTAACTTTGTACATAGTAATTGTGAGATTCAAATTATTGTTGACCCTCAATATAGCGGGCAAGGATATGCAAAAAATGCATTTAAAAAAGCAATTGATTATGCGTTTTTAGTGTTGAACTTGCATAAGATTTACCTTTTTGTAGATGTTCAAAACGAAAGAGCAGTCCATATCTATAAAAGCCAAAATTTTGTTATTGAAGGCACACTACAAGAACATTTCTATACTCGAGGAAAATATAGTAATTGCCATATTATGGGTTTACTTAAAAAACATTGGATTAATACACATGAAGATAGTTAA
- a CDS encoding cysteine desulfurase family protein codes for MIYLDNAATTKPNPEVLDTFVKVNQSLYFNPNSPHQAGLQAEQLLQQSKQQIKDLFDLNQSFDIIYTSGATESNNIAIKGIAYKKKAFANEIITSVLEHPSVLEVVRALEAEGFIIKYVNVLDDGQVDLNHLETLMTDNVGLVTCMHVNNIMGQIQPIKDIANIVHQYPKAHLHVDAVQALGKIPLIFDGVDTLSLSGHKFNGLKGQGVLFVRNIHQLEPIVHGGGQEYGVRSGTVNLPMDIAIVKAMKAAVNQTSTLNSQLRRFHDELSQFLTNFTGVKINSPQAGAPHILNVGLPGVKGEVLVNAFSKNDIMLSTTSACSSKKASLNEVLSAMNVPVKQIEGSIRISMGSHTTSEDIQGFKDKFKLVYEEVRDLLV; via the coding sequence GTGATATACTTAGATAATGCTGCGACGACAAAGCCCAACCCTGAAGTATTGGACACCTTTGTTAAAGTGAATCAGTCACTATATTTTAACCCTAACAGTCCACACCAAGCTGGATTACAAGCAGAGCAATTACTACAACAATCAAAGCAACAAATTAAAGACCTATTTGATTTGAATCAATCATTTGATATTATCTATACAAGTGGCGCTACTGAAAGTAATAATATAGCAATTAAAGGTATTGCATATAAGAAAAAAGCATTTGCCAATGAAATTATTACTTCAGTATTGGAACATCCTTCAGTTTTAGAAGTAGTTCGTGCGCTTGAAGCAGAAGGTTTTATTATTAAATATGTGAATGTTTTAGATGATGGACAAGTAGATTTGAACCATTTAGAAACGTTAATGACAGACAATGTGGGATTAGTAACTTGTATGCATGTTAATAATATAATGGGGCAAATACAACCTATTAAAGATATTGCTAATATTGTTCATCAATATCCTAAAGCACATCTACATGTAGATGCAGTACAAGCATTGGGTAAAATACCGTTAATATTTGACGGCGTAGATACACTTAGTTTAAGTGGCCATAAATTTAATGGATTAAAAGGGCAAGGTGTACTCTTTGTTCGTAATATTCATCAATTAGAACCCATTGTACATGGTGGCGGTCAAGAATATGGTGTGAGAAGCGGCACGGTGAATTTGCCAATGGATATAGCAATTGTAAAAGCGATGAAAGCAGCCGTAAATCAAACATCTACATTAAATAGTCAGTTACGTCGCTTTCATGATGAACTTAGCCAGTTCTTAACTAACTTTACGGGTGTGAAAATTAATTCACCGCAAGCAGGTGCACCGCATATACTGAATGTTGGTTTACCAGGTGTTAAAGGAGAAGTTTTAGTAAATGCATTTTCTAAAAATGATATTATGTTATCAACAACAAGTGCCTGTTCATCTAAAAAAGCGAGTCTTAACGAAGTGTTATCGGCTATGAATGTACCGGTAAAACAAATTGAAGGTAGTATTCGAATTTCTATGGGAAGCCAT
- the ezrA gene encoding septation ring formation regulator EzrA, whose product MVLYIILAIIVIILIIVGVLFYMRSNKSQIIEKAEERKVKVEQLPYDESLSQLSELNLTGETKSTYDNLKQSSLDSKNQYLVPVEEKIHSAEGLLDKFKFSQAQTEVDEAHEMMDQYEANYNELTTKVENIIELHKESDHLYEECTTDYREMKRDVLANRHQFGEAATPLEQEIESFVPEMETYETLKNEGNYNQAHEHIKTLNDDMNYLKKDMDEIPDLIKEAQKELPGQFQDLKYGCRDLKVEGYDLDHVKIDSTLQTLKTELSFVEPMISRLELDEANEKLNSINDRLDEMYDLIEHEVTAKNEVEETKEVITDNLFRAKEMNYTLQTEIEYVRENYYINESDVQNVRQFENEIQNMIAVYDDILREMSKSAVRYSEVQDNLKYIEEHVDVINEKQEKLQNHLVQLREDEAEAEENILRVQSKKEEVYRKLLASNLPSVPERFIIMKNEIDYEVREVNKKFSVRPIHVKQLKDKVSKVVLQMNKFEDEATDVLVNAVYAEKLIEYGNRYRKDSSNIDKSLNEAERLFKNNRYKRSIEISEQALESVEPGVTKQIESKVIG is encoded by the coding sequence ATGGTATTGTATATCATTTTAGCAATTATTGTCATAATACTGATTATTGTTGGTGTATTGTTCTATATGCGTTCAAACAAAAGCCAAATTATTGAAAAGGCAGAAGAACGTAAAGTTAAAGTAGAACAATTACCTTATGATGAAAGTTTATCTCAATTATCTGAGTTAAATTTAACTGGTGAAACAAAATCTACCTATGACAATTTAAAACAATCATCATTAGATAGTAAAAATCAATATTTAGTACCAGTAGAAGAAAAAATTCATAGTGCAGAAGGTTTGTTAGATAAATTTAAGTTTTCACAAGCTCAAACCGAAGTGGATGAAGCCCACGAAATGATGGATCAATATGAAGCGAACTATAATGAACTTACTACAAAAGTAGAAAATATTATAGAACTACATAAAGAAAGCGATCATTTATACGAAGAATGCACAACTGATTATCGTGAAATGAAACGTGATGTATTAGCAAATAGACATCAATTTGGTGAAGCAGCTACGCCACTTGAACAAGAAATTGAATCGTTTGTACCTGAAATGGAGACATATGAAACGTTAAAAAATGAAGGCAACTATAATCAAGCGCATGAACATATTAAAACTTTAAATGATGATATGAATTATTTGAAAAAAGATATGGATGAAATTCCTGACTTGATTAAAGAAGCGCAAAAAGAATTACCGGGACAATTCCAAGACCTTAAATATGGTTGTAGAGACTTAAAAGTTGAGGGTTATGATTTAGACCATGTCAAGATTGATAGCACGCTACAAACATTGAAGACTGAACTTAGTTTTGTTGAACCAATGATTAGTAGATTAGAGCTTGATGAAGCAAATGAAAAACTTAATAGTATTAATGATCGATTAGATGAGATGTATGATTTAATTGAACATGAAGTGACAGCTAAAAATGAAGTAGAAGAAACAAAAGAAGTTATTACTGATAATTTATTTAGAGCTAAAGAAATGAATTATACATTACAAACTGAAATTGAATATGTTCGTGAAAATTATTATATTAATGAAAGCGATGTTCAAAATGTACGACAGTTTGAAAACGAAATTCAAAACATGATTGCTGTATACGATGATATCCTTAGAGAAATGTCAAAATCAGCAGTAAGATATAGCGAAGTTCAAGATAACTTGAAATATATCGAAGAACATGTTGATGTTATTAACGAAAAACAAGAAAAATTACAAAATCATTTAGTTCAATTGCGTGAAGATGAAGCAGAAGCAGAAGAAAATATCTTACGTGTACAAAGTAAAAAAGAAGAAGTGTACAGAAAGTTACTTGCTTCAAATCTACCTAGTGTACCAGAGCGCTTTATTATCATGAAGAATGAAATTGATTACGAAGTAAGAGAAGTAAATAAAAAATTCAGCGTACGCCCAATACATGTTAAACAGCTAAAAGATAAAGTTTCTAAAGTAGTACTACAAATGAATAAATTTGAAGATGAAGCTACTGATGTACTTGTGAATGCTGTTTATGCCGAAAAATTAATTGAATACGGTAACCGTTATCGTAAAGACAGTTCGAATATAGATAAGAGCCTAAACGAAGCAGAACGTCTCTTTAAAAATAACCGTTACAAACGTTCAATTGAAATTTCTGAGCAAGCTTTAGAAAGCGTAGAGCCAGGCGTTACAAAGCAAATTGAATCAAAAGTTATCGGTTAA
- a CDS encoding HAD family hydrolase: MKSVLFDVDGVFLSEERCFDVSALTVYEMLMSKDYIGLDPSIQFGNLSDEQITEIRDIVFYHDEILTKLKSLGLNSNWDMLFVVIAIHFVDICKNLSADALAEILNPENFGQATLQKLGHQISDITLNFDAPLSFLDHVRTGKDNIYQDLIKYASEQLDTQQTALFELKSPFWILSQEIYQEWYLGNQLYNEVEQKLNRSDFKKGYIYNEVILRPVAEIKQLLEDLKAAGYHIAIATGRPRTETLVPFDTIGIKDIFDDKHIVTASEVLIAEDIYPELKPLGKPNPFSYLATLEGNFEEDYKKYATNQENRVVKNEVFVVGDSLADLLSAKKIGATFIGPLTGLKGQYAREELEAYEADYIVDHVGEIRNILL; the protein is encoded by the coding sequence ATGAAGTCAGTTTTATTTGATGTTGATGGTGTTTTTTTAAGTGAAGAAAGGTGTTTTGATGTATCGGCGTTAACCGTATATGAAATGCTTATGAGTAAGGATTATATTGGTTTAGATCCCTCGATACAATTTGGAAATTTGAGTGATGAACAAATCACAGAAATCAGGGATATTGTATTCTATCATGATGAGATATTAACTAAGCTAAAATCACTTGGTTTAAACTCAAACTGGGATATGCTATTTGTTGTAATAGCTATTCACTTCGTTGATATTTGTAAAAATTTATCTGCTGATGCGTTAGCGGAAATTTTAAATCCTGAAAATTTTGGACAAGCAACATTACAAAAATTAGGGCATCAAATTTCTGATATAACATTGAATTTTGACGCACCATTATCATTTTTAGATCATGTACGCACAGGTAAAGACAATATTTACCAGGATCTGATTAAGTATGCGAGTGAACAATTAGACACACAACAAACAGCACTATTTGAGTTGAAAAGTCCATTTTGGATACTTTCACAAGAAATTTATCAAGAATGGTACTTAGGTAATCAACTTTATAATGAGGTTGAACAAAAATTGAATCGTTCTGACTTTAAAAAAGGTTACATATATAATGAGGTAATATTAAGACCAGTTGCTGAGATTAAGCAATTGTTAGAAGACTTAAAAGCCGCAGGGTATCATATCGCGATAGCCACAGGGAGACCACGCACGGAAACGTTAGTTCCATTTGATACAATTGGTATTAAAGATATATTCGATGATAAACACATTGTTACTGCAAGCGAAGTACTAATCGCTGAAGATATTTATCCTGAATTGAAACCTTTAGGTAAACCAAATCCATTTAGCTACTTGGCAACACTTGAAGGCAATTTCGAAGAGGATTATAAAAAATATGCAACAAATCAAGAAAATCGAGTTGTTAAAAATGAAGTCTTTGTAGTAGGAGATTCATTAGCTGATTTGCTAAGTGCTAAAAAAATTGGCGCAACTTTTATTGGTCCTTTAACTGGATTGAAAGGTCAATACGCTCGTGAAGAACTAGAAGCTTATGAAGCAGATTACATAGTCGATCATGTAGGCGAGATAAGAAATATTTTATTATAA
- a CDS encoding glycerophosphodiester phosphodiesterase family protein yields MHNYLDDSRVMLIAHRGFSTDFPENTRAAFEPALESSIDMLEIDIHRTKDNYLVVIHDDTINRTSNGKGKVKDYSLNALRQFDYGVAKHIKFKGQHLMTLEQVLLLIKNHPQKLLIEIKQPHIYPEIEQQLIDMLKKHDISEEKVIIQSFDQKCIRNLYEMKVEFKLGVLISKRKYWYKMPNFDKIAVYADYVNPHYSLVNHKFMTAAHSLELSVMPYTVNEPSIANKLIMLGVDGLISDNPTKLK; encoded by the coding sequence ATGCATAACTATTTAGACGATAGTAGAGTAATGTTGATTGCACATCGTGGATTTTCAACTGATTTTCCAGAAAACACACGAGCAGCTTTTGAACCTGCATTAGAAAGTAGTATAGATATGCTAGAAATAGATATACATAGAACAAAAGATAATTACTTAGTTGTAATTCATGATGACACAATAAATCGCACTTCAAACGGTAAAGGCAAAGTGAAAGATTATAGTTTAAATGCATTGAGGCAATTTGATTATGGTGTGGCTAAGCATATTAAATTTAAAGGACAACATTTGATGACATTAGAGCAAGTGTTGTTATTAATTAAAAATCACCCACAAAAGCTTTTAATTGAAATTAAACAACCTCATATTTATCCAGAAATTGAGCAACAATTAATTGATATGCTAAAAAAACATGACATTTCTGAGGAAAAAGTAATTATACAATCGTTTGATCAAAAATGTATTCGTAACCTTTATGAAATGAAAGTGGAGTTTAAGCTTGGTGTTTTAATTAGCAAAAGGAAATATTGGTATAAAATGCCGAATTTTGACAAAATTGCAGTATATGCGGATTATGTAAATCCACATTATTCCTTAGTAAATCATAAATTTATGACTGCTGCACATAGCCTTGAACTGTCAGTTATGCCATATACTGTTAATGAGCCAAGCATTGCTAACAAGTTAATCATGTTAGGTGTTGATGGCTTAATTTCTGATAATCCGACAAAATTAAAATAA
- the serA gene encoding phosphoglycerate dehydrogenase, whose translation MYKILVSDPISPEGLKSLIDHKDFEVKINTDLTENELIEEIKDYQGLIVRSQTQVTEAIIEASPNLKVIARAGVGVDNINVDAATKNGVIVINAPDGNTISATEHSMAMILSMARNIPQAHQSLKNGKWDRKTYRGTELFNKTLGVIGAGRIGLGVAKRAQSFGMNILAFDPYLSEDKAKELNVTRATVEEIAEQADFVTVHTPLTPKTKGIVGKAFFEKAKPTLQIINVARGGIIDEEALLEALDNDQIQSAAIDVFETEPATESPLVENEKIIVTPHLGASTVEAQEKVAVSVANEIVDIFENGNVLNAINAPRMTYSEINDELKPYIELSKLTGEVGIQLLEKAPRELHIKYEGDIALDDTSLLTRTLVSGVLKRDLAERVNLINALVLLNEQGVSYNIEKNTKHRGFSNYIELTLINKDKQIKIGATVLNGYGPRIVRINDYPVDFKPEQYQLVINHNDRPGIVGRTGQILGEYGINIASMHLGRTNQGGNALMILSIDHPVTEDVIDGLYQIEGFNLIRSVELEIDNNINYNI comes from the coding sequence ATGTATAAAATTTTAGTATCTGATCCAATCTCACCAGAAGGTTTAAAAAGTTTAATTGACCATAAAGATTTTGAAGTTAAAATAAATACAGATTTAACTGAAAATGAATTAATAGAAGAAATTAAAGATTACCAAGGATTGATTGTACGTAGTCAAACACAAGTCACTGAAGCTATTATTGAAGCGTCACCTAACCTCAAGGTAATTGCTCGTGCTGGTGTTGGTGTGGATAATATCAATGTGGATGCCGCTACAAAAAACGGCGTGATAGTAATCAATGCACCAGATGGTAATACAATTTCTGCCACTGAACATTCAATGGCAATGATTTTATCGATGGCACGAAATATCCCACAAGCACATCAATCATTAAAAAATGGAAAATGGGACCGTAAGACTTATAGAGGTACGGAACTTTTTAATAAAACACTTGGTGTAATCGGTGCAGGTAGAATTGGACTTGGTGTTGCAAAACGCGCACAAAGTTTCGGTATGAATATATTAGCCTTTGACCCCTATTTATCAGAAGATAAAGCTAAAGAATTAAACGTAACACGTGCAACAGTTGAAGAAATTGCAGAACAAGCAGATTTCGTTACTGTACACACACCATTAACGCCTAAAACAAAAGGTATCGTTGGTAAAGCATTTTTTGAAAAAGCAAAACCAACATTACAAATCATCAATGTAGCGCGTGGTGGTATCATAGATGAAGAAGCATTATTGGAAGCTTTAGATAATGATCAAATTCAGAGTGCTGCGATTGATGTTTTTGAAACTGAACCAGCAACTGAATCGCCTCTTGTTGAAAATGAAAAAATTATTGTTACACCTCACTTAGGTGCTTCTACAGTTGAAGCACAAGAAAAAGTAGCAGTATCAGTTGCTAATGAAATCGTAGATATCTTTGAAAACGGTAATGTATTAAATGCAATAAATGCACCACGTATGACTTACAGTGAAATCAACGATGAGTTAAAGCCATATATCGAATTAAGCAAATTAACAGGTGAAGTTGGCATCCAATTACTTGAAAAAGCACCTCGTGAACTCCACATTAAATACGAAGGTGACATCGCGTTAGATGATACAAGTTTATTAACTAGAACATTAGTTTCAGGTGTACTAAAACGAGATTTAGCTGAACGTGTTAACTTGATTAACGCATTAGTACTTCTAAATGAACAAGGTGTTTCTTATAACATTGAAAAAAATACAAAACACCGTGGTTTTAGTAATTACATTGAATTAACACTTATCAATAAAGACAAACAAATCAAGATTGGTGCTACTGTATTAAACGGGTATGGTCCAAGAATTGTTCGTATTAATGACTATCCAGTAGACTTTAAACCTGAACAATATCAACTTGTTATTAATCATAATGATAGACCTGGTATTGTAGGACGTACTGGTCAAATCTTAGGCGAGTATGGTATCAACATTGCTTCTATGCACCTCGGTCGTACTAATCAAGGTGGTAATGCACTAATGATTTTATCAATCGATCACCCTGTAACAGAAGATGTTATCGACGGTTTATATCAAATTGAAGGTTTCAATTTAATTAGAAGCGTAGAATTAGAAATTGATAACAATATTAATTACAATATTTAA
- the rpsD gene encoding 30S ribosomal protein S4 — MARFRGSNWKKSRRLGISLSGTGKELEKRPYAPGQHGPNQRKKLSEYALQLREKQKLRYLYGMTERQFRNTFETAGNQHGVHGENFMQLLAARLDAVVYSLGLARTRRQARQIVNHGHIEVDGKRVDIPSYTLKPGQEISVREKSLKLDIIAESVEINNFVPDYLEFDADNLKGKYIRVPERSELPAEINEQLIVEYYSR, encoded by the coding sequence ATGGCTCGATTTAGAGGTTCAAACTGGAAAAAATCACGTCGTTTAGGTATCTCATTAAGTGGTACTGGTAAAGAATTAGAGAAGCGTCCATACGCACCAGGTCAACACGGTCCTAACCAACGTAAAAAATTATCAGAATATGCATTACAATTACGTGAGAAACAAAAGTTACGTTACTTATATGGAATGACTGAAAGACAATTCCGTAACACTTTTGAAACTGCTGGTAACCAACACGGTGTCCACGGTGAAAACTTCATGCAATTATTAGCTGCTCGTTTAGATGCAGTTGTATATTCATTAGGTTTAGCACGTACACGTCGTCAAGCTCGTCAAATCGTTAACCACGGTCACATCGAAGTTGATGGTAAACGTGTTGATATCCCATCATACACTTTAAAACCTGGTCAAGAAATCTCAGTACGCGAAAAATCTTTAAAATTAGATATCATCGCTGAATCTGTTGAAATCAACAACTTTGTACCAGATTATTTAGAATTTGATGCAGACAACTTAAAAGGTAAATATATCCGTGTTCCAGAACGTAGTGAATTACCTGCTGAAATCAACGAACAACTTATCGTTGAGTACTACTCAAGATAA
- a CDS encoding SACOL1771 family peroxiredoxin — MVQHEFVVQTNWSGGRESVGDLKGDVLSEQISIPSGLGGNGTGTNPDELLVSAASSCYIISLAAVLERSGFNNITINQSSIGTAIFENAKFRMDTIIHYPIISVETNQKELLTKKLPKLLKVADNNCMISNSIRGNVSVKIEPKIK, encoded by the coding sequence ATGGTACAACATGAATTTGTAGTACAAACAAATTGGTCAGGTGGCCGTGAATCAGTCGGTGACCTCAAAGGTGATGTTTTAAGCGAGCAAATATCAATACCATCAGGACTTGGTGGTAATGGAACAGGCACAAATCCAGATGAGTTATTAGTGTCCGCCGCTTCATCATGTTATATCATTTCACTAGCGGCGGTATTAGAACGCTCAGGATTCAATAATATTACGATAAACCAATCCTCTATTGGAACAGCAATTTTTGAAAATGCAAAATTCCGTATGGATACTATAATACATTATCCAATAATTTCAGTTGAAACAAATCAAAAAGAACTTTTAACAAAAAAATTACCTAAACTATTAAAGGTTGCAGACAATAATTGTATGATTTCTAATTCTATTAGAGGCAACGTTTCTGTAAAAATAGAACCAAAAATAAAATAA
- a CDS encoding alanine--glyoxylate aminotransferase family protein produces the protein MKYYHPLLLTPGPTPVPEQILHATQSPMVGHRSSDFEAIAEESFRALKPIFGAQNDVMILTSSGTSSLEASMLNLANPDDEIVIIVSGAFGNRFKQIAETYYNNVHIFEVEWGKAVNVPDFIDFLKSLNTNITAVYSQYCETSTAVLHPVSELGHALKAYDESIYFVVDGVSCIGAVDVDLQRDAIDVLISGSQKAIMLPPGLAFVAYNDRAKKRFSEVTTPRFYLDLNKYLKSQSENSTPFTPNVSLFRGVNAYAKLVEEEGFSNVVSRHYAIRDGLREALKALELDLLVEDEYASPTVTAFTPKTKDELNFIKNELKNRFAITIAGGQGHLKGEILRIGHMGQISPFDILQVVSALEILLTEFRNESYVGKAITNYMEVVKAYV, from the coding sequence ATGAAATATTATCATCCTTTGTTACTAACACCAGGACCTACACCAGTACCAGAACAAATTTTACACGCTACACAGTCACCTATGGTCGGTCATCGATCAAGTGATTTCGAAGCAATTGCTGAAGAATCATTTCGTGCGCTTAAACCAATTTTTGGTGCACAAAATGATGTAATGATACTTACTTCCAGTGGTACAAGCTCACTAGAAGCAAGTATGCTAAATCTTGCAAATCCAGATGATGAAATTGTTATTATCGTATCTGGCGCATTTGGTAATCGTTTTAAACAAATTGCAGAAACTTATTACAATAATGTACATATTTTCGAGGTCGAATGGGGTAAAGCTGTCAATGTACCTGACTTCATAGATTTCTTGAAATCTTTAAATACTAATATTACAGCTGTTTACAGTCAATATTGTGAAACTTCAACAGCTGTATTGCATCCCGTAAGTGAATTGGGTCATGCACTTAAAGCATATGATGAATCTATTTACTTTGTTGTTGATGGCGTAAGTTGTATCGGTGCAGTAGATGTTGATTTACAACGTGATGCAATTGATGTCCTTATTTCAGGTAGTCAAAAAGCAATCATGTTACCACCTGGTTTAGCATTTGTAGCTTATAATGATCGTGCTAAAAAACGCTTTAGTGAAGTTACAACTCCGCGTTTTTATTTAGACTTGAACAAATATTTAAAATCACAATCTGAAAACTCAACACCTTTCACACCTAATGTTTCGTTGTTTAGAGGCGTAAACGCATATGCAAAATTAGTTGAAGAAGAAGGTTTTAGTAATGTAGTCTCTCGTCATTACGCAATACGTGATGGTCTTAGAGAAGCATTGAAAGCACTAGAATTAGATTTACTAGTCGAAGACGAATATGCTTCGCCTACTGTCACTGCTTTTACTCCTAAAACAAAAGATGAATTAAATTTTATCAAAAATGAATTAAAAAACCGTTTTGCTATCACAATTGCTGGCGGCCAAGGCCACTTAAAAGGTGAAATATTACGTATTGGTCATATGGGGCAAATCTCTCCATTTGATATTTTACAAGTAGTTTCAGCATTGGAAATCCTGTTAACAGAATTTAGAAATGAATCTTATGTTGGTAAAGCAATCACTAATTATATGGAGGTCGTCAAAGCTTATGTATAA
- a CDS encoding GAF domain-containing protein: MSEVKETNYNLLEKQVYSLIEDESNLIAILSNVSALLNDSLDQVNWVGFYLIENNELILGPFQGHPACVHIAIGSGVCGTAVAQDETQLVADVHAFPGHIACDANSKSEIVVPIHQNEQIIGVLDIDAPITNRFSETDKNALENIVKTIENQIA; the protein is encoded by the coding sequence ATGTCAGAGGTTAAAGAAACCAATTATAACTTATTAGAAAAACAAGTTTATAGTTTAATAGAAGATGAATCAAATTTAATCGCCATACTCAGTAACGTGTCTGCTTTATTAAATGATTCTTTAGATCAAGTCAACTGGGTTGGCTTTTATTTAATAGAAAATAATGAATTGATTTTAGGCCCCTTCCAAGGTCATCCAGCGTGTGTGCACATTGCAATTGGTAGTGGTGTATGCGGTACTGCAGTAGCTCAAGATGAAACACAGTTAGTAGCAGATGTTCATGCCTTCCCAGGTCACATTGCTTGTGATGCTAACAGCAAATCAGAAATTGTAGTTCCTATTCATCAAAATGAACAAATAATTGGAGTATTAGATATTGATGCGCCAATCACAAATCGTTTTTCAGAAACTGATAAGAACGCATTAGAAAATATTGTAAAAACTATTGAAAATCAAATCGCATAA